In one Dunckerocampus dactyliophorus isolate RoL2022-P2 chromosome 9, RoL_Ddac_1.1, whole genome shotgun sequence genomic region, the following are encoded:
- the LOC129187709 gene encoding uncharacterized protein LOC129187709 isoform X1 encodes MDFHPKFVFRNATTTELTLKSSLEASQLAKAYRARSAAAHSMKTDEKVKEEARARIVEAGGDPGCWQLVLSESKLQFGQYRGQTFKWLLSNDVGYACCTLALHQKERDSGETSQSPLAANKDALASYAQLFPEMVAAIHDRAVQMGILGIQAMDNRMVGFGVYAKETYRSLYENPSREHQTYLQWVRRQQVNKGSLMHTLQQYAIGRDNEAKERRSSSQEEPSDAMLLEALEEVESQSSTSQTMVTPPPPPPPPPEAEAEAEARPHSAAGHSSTSHLTSGAELLPKSWRQTLPEDHHDWVGRALFVRGPKGKAVLTSKLQLWWYPPTTPIYFTQPPASPSAFFYMRLFLWCPYKMWGYKLLCPTCKRRLTGGGLYKTVRKVLDISSWYLMATEYLECHTCKKKFASWAPALLDQMDMAHREKFPAILTYKLSCDKSLVAHLKARTLGNSTTRLHSTLLEEHTRKWACQSIEYLAVMKQFSCAGTFLLPKVAVPPMCQLPSVSWLLSVYVREVLPRLEDTKARITSTFGQILKMDSTKKMTKKLAGEAAGTAAWVTNVGNEYGQVLMSVLTAAEGDGLVAMADGLIRRYREARQDPPQVLYVDRDCCATGPSKVAAMFGEWEQLVVRLDVWHLMRRFARGVTTDAHILYATFMARLSFAIFEWDEGDVTRLREAKQAEAGHRHSSYVKLSARELSRHCRRRTRGAEETERLIQEVLDHFWEAKDTMGVTLFNKESMTEIWETQRRHLHCIQDPPGVALYTRTGKVTRGGVTLPVLRCARGSTSLESFHLHLCRFIPGTSANALHFQVYLLEGLLRWNEDRGRAAVVESASTATVRCYDGRLQNAFHELTQHFMGCTLMDNFTPAGNYTGELIGIEYLYSQTGRVLQCNVSTDPDCPEVASSQVDEEDDTDVDELDEGYEEAALGDVLYAAELPAWFDNTQHITAPVEEEDVLGPDGHGGYQHVCRLAAALLQLRTALFVSPPQERTIVQLWGKMSDRDRAPIDFPPLYRPKLVKGRFKKSRQHLLPGVDSVNRLVVGKGTDVAHCPSSSRLMEAIFIELCNLHSQGHNIAGFRINRWGLVMQDYNRIKSHVRMNRVITAAGPIQLLEVNHRTLTNWQGFCHKMQGPKIIAVMMTTTVLMLITYRYNKRSKAELVDTVVASVPLPSAERTVGEQLLAVKEKMVAVEQPRKPFDYQHPADNSGLAATRRGPVVPELYAVRQTASTSAAASASTAAPAAPCAASAAPSTSAVTSTSSAASSAAEASAPASSARVSSSTAWSRKKRELELERAYSLGQLFLKKTPRKMEHFRCKLCGFPKNKEHGHSRYRNEHFCSRSEGRSVDDWLNEKRSQDNQRKTQTKQTKETVHLRPLKPRSPPESGL; translated from the exons ATGGATTTTCATCCTAAATTTGTGTTCCGCAATGCAACCACTACTGAGCTGACTCTGAAGTCTTCATTGGAAGCGTCTCAGCTGGCTAAAGCCTACAGGGCAAGGTCAGCTGCAGCCCATTCCATGAAGACGGATGAGAAGGTGAAGGAGGAAGCCCGGGCACGCATTGTTGAGGCTGGAGGCGACCCCGGGTGCTGGCAGCTGGTGCTTAGTGAGAGTAAGCTCCAGTTTGGCCAGTACCGGGGTCAaactttcaaatggctgctgaGCAACGACGTGGGCTACGCGTGCTGCACTTTGGCGCTGCACCAAAAGGAGCGGGACAGCGGTGAAACATCTCAGTCGCCCCTTGCAGCCAACAAGGACGCCCTGGCATCCTATGCACAGCTCTTTCCTGAGATGGTGGCAGCCATCCATGATCGAGCTGTGCAGATGGGCATCTTGGGCATCCAGGCGATGGACAACAGAATGGTGGGCTTCGGGGTTTATGCGAAGGAGACCTACCGCAGTCTTTATGAAAACCCCAGTAGGGAACACCAAAC GTACTTGCAGTGGGTGAGGAGACAGCAAGTAAATAAGGGGTCCCTCATGCATACCCTCCAGCAGTACGCCATCGGCCGCGATAACGAGGCCAAGGAGCGGCGCAGCTCAA GCCAAGAGGAACCGTCAGATGCCATGCTCCTTGAAGCTCTTGAGGAGGTGGAGTCTCAAT CTTCTACCTCACAGACGATggtaacaccaccaccaccaccaccaccacctcctgaGGCAGAGGCAGAGGCAGAGGCCAGACCTCATTCTGCAGCCGGACACAGCTCCACGTCCCACCTGACCTCTGGAGCTGAG CTGCTTCCAAAATCCTGGAGGCAGACCCTGCCCGAGGACCATCACGACTGGGTGGGCCGTGCGCTGTTTGTCCGAGGTCCTAAAGGGAAGGCGGTGCTCACATCAAAACTGCAGCTCTGGTGGTACCCACCCACTACACCAATTTACTTCACGCAACCCCCTGCATCTCCAAGCGCATTTTTTTATATGCGCTTGTTTTTGTGGTGCCCATACAAAATGTGGGGCTACAAACTCTTGTGCCCCACATGTAAGCGACGGCTTACCGGGGGGGGGCTGTATAAGACTGTAAGGAAGGTGCTGGATATCAGCAGCTGGTATCTCATGGCCACCGAATACCTCGAGTGCCACACGTGCAAGAAGAAGTTTGCCTCGTGGGCACCAGCGCTGCTTGACCAGATGGACATGGCACACCGAGAAAAATTCCCCGCCATCCTCACTTACAA GTTATCCTGTGACAAAAGTCTGGTTGCACATTTGAAGGCACGCACCCTGGGCAACAGCACCACTCGGCTGCATTCCACGTTGCTGGAGGAGCACACCCGGAAATGGGCGTGTCAGTCCATTGAGTACTTGGCCGTGATGAAACAATTTAGCTGCGCCGGAACCTTCCTACTGCCCAAGGTGGCCGTCCCGCCCATGTGCCAGTTACCCAGCGTGTCCTGGCTCCTGTCAGTGTACGTCAGGGAGGTGCTTCCTCGCCTGGAGGACACAAAAGCCAGGATCACGTCAACATTTGGCCAGATATTAAAGATGGACTCCACAAAGAAG ATGACCAAGAAGCTGGCCGGTGAAGCCGCTGGAACAGCAGCATGGGTCACCAACGTGGGCAACGAGTACGGCCAGGTGCTCATGTCGGTGCTCACTGCCGCTGAAGGGGACGGACTGGTGGCCATGGCTGACGGACTCATTCGGCGCTACAGGGAGGCAAGGCAGGACCCTCCACAAGTGCTGTATGTAGACCGCGACTGCTGCGCCACCGGGCCATCTAAG GTGGCGGCAATGTTTGGCGAGTGGGAGCAGCTGGTGGTGCGGCTAGACGTGTGGCACCTCATGCGGCGCTTCGCCAGAGGCGTCACCACCGATGCGCATATCCTGTACGCCACATTTATGGCGCGGCTCTCCTTTGCCATTTTCGAGTGGGACGAGGGCGACGTGACGCGCCTCAGGGAAGCCAAGCAGGCGGAGGCGGGGCACAGGCACAGCAGCTACGTTAAGCTGTCGGCCAGGGAGCTGTCCCGTCACTGCCGTCGCCGCACCAGAGGGGCAGAGGAGACGGAGCGGCTGATCCAAGAGGTTCTGGACCACTTTTGGGAGGCCAAGGACACAATGGGTGTCACCCTCTTCAATAAGGAAAGCATGACAGAAATTTGGGAGACGCAGCGACGCCACCTGCACTGCATCCAGGACCCGCCCGGCGTGGCTCTCTATACCAGGACCGGCAAAGTGACCAGAGGCGGGGTTACTCTGCCTGTGTTGCGTTGTGCGCGAGGATCCACGTCTCTTGAGTCTTTCCACCTCCATTTGTGTCGATTCATTCCAG GAACATCAGCCAATGCCCTCCACTTCCAGGTTTACCTCCTGGAGGGCTTGTTGAGGTGGAACGAGGACAGAGGCAGAGCGGCGGTGGTAGAGTCGGCCAGCACTGCAACGGTGCGCTGCTATGACGGCCGTCTGCAGAACGCCTTCCATGAATTGACTCAGCATTTCATGGGTTGCACGCTGATGGACAATTTCACCCCAGCAGGCAACTACACAG GGGAGCTCATCGGTATCGAGTACTTGTACTCCCAAACGGGCAGGGTGCTACAATGTAATGTCAGCACTGATCCCGACTGCCCCGAAGTGGCCAGCAGCCAGGTGGACGAGGAGGATGACACAGATGTGGATGAGTTGGATGAGGGCTACGAAGAAGCAGCGCTGGGAGACGTACTGTACGCTGCCGAGTTGCCCGCCTGGTTTGACAACACTCAGCACATCACCGCACCTGTAGAGGAAGAA GACGTGCTAGGTCCAGACGGGCATGGCGGGTACCAGCATGTCTGCCGTCTGGCCGCTGCCCTCCTCCAGCTGCGAACCGCCCTGTTTGTGTCACCTCCGCAGGAGCGGACGATAGTGCAGCTGTGGGGGAAGATGTCGGACAGAGATAGGGCTCCTATCGACTTTCCCCCACTTTACCGGCCGAAGCTGGTGAAAGGACGGTTCAAGAAAAGCAGACAACACCTCTTACCAGGGGTGGACAGTGTCaaccg CTTGGTCGTGGGGAAGGGCACTGATGTGGCACACTGTCCAAGCTCCAGCAGGCTGATGGAGGCCATATTTATAGAACTGTGCAACCTCCACAGCCAAGGACATAATATAGCTGGATTTCGGATCAACCGCTGGGGACTGGTTATGCAAGATTATAATAGGATCAAGAGTCACGTCCGCATGAATCGAGTCATCACAGCGGCTGGTCCGATCCAGCTATTGGAGGTTAACCACCGCACGCTGACCAACTGGCAAGGCTTTTGTCATAAAATGCAGGGACCGAAGATAATAGCTGTGATGATGACAACAACGGTGCTGATGTTGATTACATACAGGTACAACAAGCGGAGCAAAGCGGAGCTCGTGGACACCGTCGTCGCATCAGTGCCACTTCCAAGTGCAGAGCGGACGGTGGGAGAGCAGCTGCTGGCAGTGAAGGAGAAGATGGTGGCGGTTGAGCAACCGAGAAAGCCATTCGACTACCAACACCCAGCCGACAACTCTGGCCTGGCGGCGACACGGAGAGGGCCTGTCGTGCCAGAGTTGTACGCGGTGCGCCAAACTGCTTCCACCTCTGCTGCGGCTTCCGCCTCCACTGCTGCCCCCGCTGCTCCCTGTGCCGCCTCCGCTGCTCCCTCCACCTCTGCTGTGACCTCTACGTCTTCTGCTGCCTCCTCTGCGGCCGAGGCATCTGCTCCTGCTTCCTCTGCCAGGGTGTCCTCCTCTACAGCTTGGTCCAGGAAGAAGAGGGAGTTGGAGCTGGAGCGAGCCTACAGCCTGGGTCAGCTTTTCCTAAAAAAGACCCCTCGGAAAATGGAGCATTTTCGCTGCAAGCTCTGTGGCTTTCCAAAAAACAAAGAGCACGGCCACAGTCGCTACAGGAATGAACATTTTTGCTCCCGATCCGAGGGGCGCTCGGTGGATGATTGGCTCAATGAAAAAAGGAGCCAGGACAATCAAAGAAAG acgcaaacaaaacaaacaaaggagACTGTCCACCTGCGCCCGCTGAAGCCCAGGTCTCCCCCTGAGAGTGGTCTTTGA
- the LOC129187709 gene encoding uncharacterized protein LOC129187709 isoform X2 yields the protein MDFHPKFVFRNATTTELTLKSSLEASQLAKAYRARSAAAHSMKTDEKVKEEARARIVEAGGDPGCWQLVLSESKLQFGQYRGQTFKWLLSNDVGYACCTLALHQKERDSGETSQSPLAANKDALASYAQLFPEMVAAIHDRAVQMGILGIQAMDNRMVGFGVYAKETYRSLYENPSREHQTYLQWVRRQQVNKGSLMHTLQQYAIGRDNEAKERRSSSQEEPSDAMLLEALEEVESQSSTSQTMVTPPPPPPPPPEAEAEAEARPHSAAGHSSTSHLTSGAELLPKSWRQTLPEDHHDWVGRALFVRGPKGKAVLTSKLQLWWYPPTTPIYFTQPPASPSAFFYMRLFLWCPYKMWGYKLLCPTCKRRLTGGGLYKTVRKVLDISSWYLMATEYLECHTCKKKFASWAPALLDQMDMAHREKFPAILTYKLSCDKSLVAHLKARTLGNSTTRLHSTLLEEHTRKWACQSIEYLAVMKQFSCAGTFLLPKVAVPPMCQLPSVSWLLSVYVREVLPRLEDTKARITSTFGQILKMDSTKKMTKKLAGEAAGTAAWVTNVGNEYGQVLMSVLTAAEGDGLVAMADGLIRRYREARQDPPQVLYVDRDCCATGPSKVAAMFGEWEQLVVRLDVWHLMRRFARGVTTDAHILYATFMARLSFAIFEWDEGDVTRLREAKQAEAGHRHSSYVKLSARELSRHCRRRTRGAEETERLIQEVLDHFWEAKDTMGVTLFNKESMTEIWETQRRHLHCIQDPPGVALYTRTGKVTRGGVTLPVLRCARGSTSLESFHLHLCRFIPGTSANALHFQVYLLEGLLRWNEDRGRAAVVESASTATVRCYDGRLQNAFHELTQHFMGCTLMDNFTPAGNYTGELIGIEYLYSQTGRVLQCNVSTDPDCPEVASSQVDEEDDTDVDELDEGYEEAALGDVLYAAELPAWFDNTQHITAPVEEEDVLGPDGHGGYQHVCRLAAALLQLRTALFVSPPQERTIVQLWGKMSDRDRAPIDFPPLYRPKLVKGRFKKSRQHLLPGVDSVNRLVVGKGTDVAHCPSSSRLMEAIFIELCNLHSQGHNIAGFRINRWGLVMQDYNRIKSHVRMNRVITAAGPIQLLEVNHRTLTNWYNKRSKAELVDTVVASVPLPSAERTVGEQLLAVKEKMVAVEQPRKPFDYQHPADNSGLAATRRGPVVPELYAVRQTASTSAAASASTAAPAAPCAASAAPSTSAVTSTSSAASSAAEASAPASSARVSSSTAWSRKKRELELERAYSLGQLFLKKTPRKMEHFRCKLCGFPKNKEHGHSRYRNEHFCSRSEGRSVDDWLNEKRSQDNQRKTQTKQTKETVHLRPLKPRSPPESGL from the exons ATGGATTTTCATCCTAAATTTGTGTTCCGCAATGCAACCACTACTGAGCTGACTCTGAAGTCTTCATTGGAAGCGTCTCAGCTGGCTAAAGCCTACAGGGCAAGGTCAGCTGCAGCCCATTCCATGAAGACGGATGAGAAGGTGAAGGAGGAAGCCCGGGCACGCATTGTTGAGGCTGGAGGCGACCCCGGGTGCTGGCAGCTGGTGCTTAGTGAGAGTAAGCTCCAGTTTGGCCAGTACCGGGGTCAaactttcaaatggctgctgaGCAACGACGTGGGCTACGCGTGCTGCACTTTGGCGCTGCACCAAAAGGAGCGGGACAGCGGTGAAACATCTCAGTCGCCCCTTGCAGCCAACAAGGACGCCCTGGCATCCTATGCACAGCTCTTTCCTGAGATGGTGGCAGCCATCCATGATCGAGCTGTGCAGATGGGCATCTTGGGCATCCAGGCGATGGACAACAGAATGGTGGGCTTCGGGGTTTATGCGAAGGAGACCTACCGCAGTCTTTATGAAAACCCCAGTAGGGAACACCAAAC GTACTTGCAGTGGGTGAGGAGACAGCAAGTAAATAAGGGGTCCCTCATGCATACCCTCCAGCAGTACGCCATCGGCCGCGATAACGAGGCCAAGGAGCGGCGCAGCTCAA GCCAAGAGGAACCGTCAGATGCCATGCTCCTTGAAGCTCTTGAGGAGGTGGAGTCTCAAT CTTCTACCTCACAGACGATggtaacaccaccaccaccaccaccaccacctcctgaGGCAGAGGCAGAGGCAGAGGCCAGACCTCATTCTGCAGCCGGACACAGCTCCACGTCCCACCTGACCTCTGGAGCTGAG CTGCTTCCAAAATCCTGGAGGCAGACCCTGCCCGAGGACCATCACGACTGGGTGGGCCGTGCGCTGTTTGTCCGAGGTCCTAAAGGGAAGGCGGTGCTCACATCAAAACTGCAGCTCTGGTGGTACCCACCCACTACACCAATTTACTTCACGCAACCCCCTGCATCTCCAAGCGCATTTTTTTATATGCGCTTGTTTTTGTGGTGCCCATACAAAATGTGGGGCTACAAACTCTTGTGCCCCACATGTAAGCGACGGCTTACCGGGGGGGGGCTGTATAAGACTGTAAGGAAGGTGCTGGATATCAGCAGCTGGTATCTCATGGCCACCGAATACCTCGAGTGCCACACGTGCAAGAAGAAGTTTGCCTCGTGGGCACCAGCGCTGCTTGACCAGATGGACATGGCACACCGAGAAAAATTCCCCGCCATCCTCACTTACAA GTTATCCTGTGACAAAAGTCTGGTTGCACATTTGAAGGCACGCACCCTGGGCAACAGCACCACTCGGCTGCATTCCACGTTGCTGGAGGAGCACACCCGGAAATGGGCGTGTCAGTCCATTGAGTACTTGGCCGTGATGAAACAATTTAGCTGCGCCGGAACCTTCCTACTGCCCAAGGTGGCCGTCCCGCCCATGTGCCAGTTACCCAGCGTGTCCTGGCTCCTGTCAGTGTACGTCAGGGAGGTGCTTCCTCGCCTGGAGGACACAAAAGCCAGGATCACGTCAACATTTGGCCAGATATTAAAGATGGACTCCACAAAGAAG ATGACCAAGAAGCTGGCCGGTGAAGCCGCTGGAACAGCAGCATGGGTCACCAACGTGGGCAACGAGTACGGCCAGGTGCTCATGTCGGTGCTCACTGCCGCTGAAGGGGACGGACTGGTGGCCATGGCTGACGGACTCATTCGGCGCTACAGGGAGGCAAGGCAGGACCCTCCACAAGTGCTGTATGTAGACCGCGACTGCTGCGCCACCGGGCCATCTAAG GTGGCGGCAATGTTTGGCGAGTGGGAGCAGCTGGTGGTGCGGCTAGACGTGTGGCACCTCATGCGGCGCTTCGCCAGAGGCGTCACCACCGATGCGCATATCCTGTACGCCACATTTATGGCGCGGCTCTCCTTTGCCATTTTCGAGTGGGACGAGGGCGACGTGACGCGCCTCAGGGAAGCCAAGCAGGCGGAGGCGGGGCACAGGCACAGCAGCTACGTTAAGCTGTCGGCCAGGGAGCTGTCCCGTCACTGCCGTCGCCGCACCAGAGGGGCAGAGGAGACGGAGCGGCTGATCCAAGAGGTTCTGGACCACTTTTGGGAGGCCAAGGACACAATGGGTGTCACCCTCTTCAATAAGGAAAGCATGACAGAAATTTGGGAGACGCAGCGACGCCACCTGCACTGCATCCAGGACCCGCCCGGCGTGGCTCTCTATACCAGGACCGGCAAAGTGACCAGAGGCGGGGTTACTCTGCCTGTGTTGCGTTGTGCGCGAGGATCCACGTCTCTTGAGTCTTTCCACCTCCATTTGTGTCGATTCATTCCAG GAACATCAGCCAATGCCCTCCACTTCCAGGTTTACCTCCTGGAGGGCTTGTTGAGGTGGAACGAGGACAGAGGCAGAGCGGCGGTGGTAGAGTCGGCCAGCACTGCAACGGTGCGCTGCTATGACGGCCGTCTGCAGAACGCCTTCCATGAATTGACTCAGCATTTCATGGGTTGCACGCTGATGGACAATTTCACCCCAGCAGGCAACTACACAG GGGAGCTCATCGGTATCGAGTACTTGTACTCCCAAACGGGCAGGGTGCTACAATGTAATGTCAGCACTGATCCCGACTGCCCCGAAGTGGCCAGCAGCCAGGTGGACGAGGAGGATGACACAGATGTGGATGAGTTGGATGAGGGCTACGAAGAAGCAGCGCTGGGAGACGTACTGTACGCTGCCGAGTTGCCCGCCTGGTTTGACAACACTCAGCACATCACCGCACCTGTAGAGGAAGAA GACGTGCTAGGTCCAGACGGGCATGGCGGGTACCAGCATGTCTGCCGTCTGGCCGCTGCCCTCCTCCAGCTGCGAACCGCCCTGTTTGTGTCACCTCCGCAGGAGCGGACGATAGTGCAGCTGTGGGGGAAGATGTCGGACAGAGATAGGGCTCCTATCGACTTTCCCCCACTTTACCGGCCGAAGCTGGTGAAAGGACGGTTCAAGAAAAGCAGACAACACCTCTTACCAGGGGTGGACAGTGTCaaccg CTTGGTCGTGGGGAAGGGCACTGATGTGGCACACTGTCCAAGCTCCAGCAGGCTGATGGAGGCCATATTTATAGAACTGTGCAACCTCCACAGCCAAGGACATAATATAGCTGGATTTCGGATCAACCGCTGGGGACTGGTTATGCAAGATTATAATAGGATCAAGAGTCACGTCCGCATGAATCGAGTCATCACAGCGGCTGGTCCGATCCAGCTATTGGAGGTTAACCACCGCACGCTGACCAACTG GTACAACAAGCGGAGCAAAGCGGAGCTCGTGGACACCGTCGTCGCATCAGTGCCACTTCCAAGTGCAGAGCGGACGGTGGGAGAGCAGCTGCTGGCAGTGAAGGAGAAGATGGTGGCGGTTGAGCAACCGAGAAAGCCATTCGACTACCAACACCCAGCCGACAACTCTGGCCTGGCGGCGACACGGAGAGGGCCTGTCGTGCCAGAGTTGTACGCGGTGCGCCAAACTGCTTCCACCTCTGCTGCGGCTTCCGCCTCCACTGCTGCCCCCGCTGCTCCCTGTGCCGCCTCCGCTGCTCCCTCCACCTCTGCTGTGACCTCTACGTCTTCTGCTGCCTCCTCTGCGGCCGAGGCATCTGCTCCTGCTTCCTCTGCCAGGGTGTCCTCCTCTACAGCTTGGTCCAGGAAGAAGAGGGAGTTGGAGCTGGAGCGAGCCTACAGCCTGGGTCAGCTTTTCCTAAAAAAGACCCCTCGGAAAATGGAGCATTTTCGCTGCAAGCTCTGTGGCTTTCCAAAAAACAAAGAGCACGGCCACAGTCGCTACAGGAATGAACATTTTTGCTCCCGATCCGAGGGGCGCTCGGTGGATGATTGGCTCAATGAAAAAAGGAGCCAGGACAATCAAAGAAAG acgcaaacaaaacaaacaaaggagACTGTCCACCTGCGCCCGCTGAAGCCCAGGTCTCCCCCTGAGAGTGGTCTTTGA